The proteins below are encoded in one region of Deltaproteobacteria bacterium:
- a CDS encoding alpha/beta hydrolase, translated as MNTPKRFQPPGPVALVICFFFSLFILLGSVITASFIQRDFGRVAVTNTTFLNYNRIPIRAKLFRPITVTHQSPSPGIVYAHGYQNNRETSDAYCLELARRGFVVLEIDAIGRGNSGLPNDLKDPSFDKTYGVFSSFQYLKTLLFVSRDSLGLMGHSLGAEWAYTVALKDPDAKALAISGFAYRMDASESNPRNMLMIIGKWDEFRKRMTGTQDIEKEWMSTPQSRKVIPVAAPRLNETYGDFAQGTARKVFVPPLTHVQESHNRAAITEALTWMRKALNPPHPYWIEATRQIWPIKEWATLTAMLASFASLLFLGALLLRMEFFGTLRGSPSPAYTCSGKSFFKLAGLNAILMGLYLPLIFILFGLHVFVVPIDRLFPMMMVNGTVWWFFWINVIGFFLFKYWYRKRSRQAGLTLADLGISYHKYRFALDGVAIGKTILLGFILFFYVYFSEHLLEYGFIVDFRFWFPFASDLTPYRAKVCLLYFPFILVGFLGTGLFLHGQLRRPFKETWLRTFISWSFSNSFALISPLILLLMVQYIPLLTTGFIPFVGPGGMFVTFVLNLFHIVGVLLMTVPISTWFFQLTGKIYLGALVNAALVTWMFVSSQVVAPIPV; from the coding sequence ATGAACACCCCGAAAAGGTTTCAACCCCCCGGTCCGGTTGCCCTGGTGATCTGCTTTTTCTTTTCCTTATTCATTTTATTGGGGTCTGTTATCACGGCCTCGTTCATCCAGAGGGATTTTGGGAGGGTGGCGGTGACCAATACCACCTTTCTTAATTATAACCGGATACCCATCCGGGCAAAACTTTTCAGGCCAATAACGGTTACCCATCAAAGCCCTTCACCGGGAATCGTCTATGCCCATGGTTATCAGAACAACCGGGAAACCAGCGACGCCTATTGCCTTGAATTGGCCAGGAGAGGTTTTGTCGTCCTGGAGATTGATGCAATCGGCCGGGGCAATTCGGGCCTTCCGAACGACCTTAAAGATCCGAGTTTTGACAAGACCTATGGTGTTTTTTCCTCTTTCCAATATCTAAAGACCCTGCTTTTTGTATCCAGGGACTCCCTGGGGCTGATGGGGCACAGCCTGGGTGCGGAGTGGGCTTATACGGTGGCCCTGAAGGATCCGGACGCAAAAGCCCTGGCGATCTCCGGATTTGCCTATCGAATGGATGCCTCGGAATCCAATCCCAGGAATATGCTTATGATCATTGGGAAGTGGGATGAATTCCGGAAACGGATGACCGGTACCCAGGACATCGAAAAGGAGTGGATGAGCACTCCCCAGTCCCGGAAGGTCATCCCCGTTGCCGCTCCGCGGCTTAATGAAACCTATGGCGATTTTGCCCAGGGTACGGCCCGAAAGGTTTTTGTGCCTCCCTTAACCCATGTCCAGGAGTCTCACAATCGGGCCGCCATAACCGAGGCCTTGACCTGGATGAGAAAGGCCTTAAACCCGCCTCATCCATACTGGATCGAAGCGACCCGGCAGATTTGGCCCATTAAAGAGTGGGCCACCCTGACGGCCATGCTGGCCAGTTTTGCATCCCTTCTTTTTCTGGGGGCACTGCTGTTGAGAATGGAGTTCTTCGGAACCCTCCGGGGTTCTCCCTCCCCGGCCTATACCTGTTCCGGGAAATCATTTTTTAAGTTGGCCGGGCTAAATGCGATCCTGATGGGGCTTTACCTGCCTCTGATTTTTATCCTCTTCGGCCTGCACGTCTTTGTCGTCCCCATTGACCGGCTCTTCCCCATGATGATGGTCAACGGTACGGTCTGGTGGTTTTTCTGGATCAATGTCATCGGGTTTTTTCTTTTCAAATATTGGTACCGGAAACGGTCGCGGCAGGCTGGACTGACTTTGGCGGACCTGGGGATCTCTTACCATAAGTATCGATTCGCCTTGGACGGGGTGGCCATCGGCAAAACGATTCTGTTGGGTTTCATCCTTTTCTTTTATGTTTATTTCAGTGAGCATCTGCTGGAATACGGATTTATCGTCGATTTCCGGTTCTGGTTTCCCTTTGCCAGCGATCTGACTCCCTATCGGGCCAAGGTCTGCCTGCTCTATTTCCCCTTTATCCTGGTCGGGTTTTTAGGAACGGGCCTCTTTCTTCACGGCCAACTGCGAAGGCCCTTCAAAGAAACCTGGTTGAGAACCTTTATCTCCTGGTCCTTTTCCAATAGTTTTGCCCTGATCTCCCCTTTGATTCTTTTATTGATGGTTCAATATATTCCCTTGTTAACCACGGGATTTATCCCCTTTGTCGGACCGGGGGGGATGTTTGTCACCTTTGTTCTCAATCTGTTCCACATAGTCGGGGTATTGTTGATGACCGTCCCCATTTCCACCTGGTTCTTCCAACTCACCGGCAAAATTTACCTGGGGGCCCTGGTCAATGCCGCCCTGGTTACCTGGATGTTCGTTTCTTCGCAGGTGGTGGCCCCTATACCGGTTTAG